From a single Vitis vinifera cultivar Pinot Noir 40024 chromosome 18, ASM3070453v1 genomic region:
- the LOC100267848 gene encoding uncharacterized protein LOC100267848 has product MLGWKHITVAVVAAGILTVLLIVLFWRWCCSKGHKDFVDASRTKHQSLQAGIAKLHHVSLPPYHHDLDSKRKANYYVFRRGVSSRPLFNWAHHPSLVTDAVENGWSRFGFTSYMSSPSTRSSLLGLCAVGEHGKETGAEISWEVSQGSADFMQKIRLNSGLKKMNMSSPSMAAASVIRTALPLPGPPLGNSSFPQEAYFEITILFSGEGDPESVGRVKEGERTKLIHENSNAKANSESIIHLEEMKLGSKDDGKGEVVMLSVGLTAGGSLPLKLPGSYPGSIGFNSNGSVYLDGIKLVFESEKEEWERADKVIGCGFDPSQKKVFFTIDSELVHVVHCKSEEFGSPLYPTLGANTDVEVLVNFGQSMFSYAPANAQRTPNPCFIGPLVNSPAAALGYEDSRELFSMGRIDSQWLNRCTTKSSHNNGSKALDFDEDSEADLFEIVLDRSGRSPHAVL; this is encoded by the exons ATGTTGGGATGGAAGCATATCACGGTGGCTGTGGTGGCGGCCGGAATACTGACTGTGCTTCTGATCGTGTTATTTTGGCGATGGTGTTGTAGTAAAGGACATAAGGATTTTGTTGATGCTTCCAGGACTAAACATCAGAGCTTGCAAGCTGGGATTGCGAAACTCCACCATGTTAGCCTTCCTCCATATCACCATGATCTAGACAGCAAGAGAAAGGCGAATTACTATGTTTTTCGACGTGGGGTTTCATCCAGACCTTTGTTTAATTGGGCGCATCATCCATCGCTCGTCACGGATGCGGTTGAAAATGGGTGGTCTCGATTCGGTTTCACGAGCTACATGTCGTCTCCCTCGACGCGATCATCGCTGTTGGGATTATGCGCAGTGGGGGAACATGGGAAAGAAACGGGGGCGGAGATTAGCTGGGAAGTGTCTCAGGGATCGGCTGATTTCATGCAGAAGATCAGATTGAATTCTGGGTTAAAGAAGATGAATATGAGCAGTCCTTCCATGGCTGCTGCATCTGTAATTAGAACAGCTTTGCCACTGCCAGGCCCTCCCTTGGGGAATTCCTCGTTCCCGCAAGAAGCCTACTTCGAAATCACAATATTGTTTTCAGGTGAAGGTGATCCTGAGTCTGTTGGCCGGGTTAAGGAAGGTGAGAGAACGAAGCTCATCCATGAGAATTCCAATGCTAAAGCCAATTCAGAATCTATAATCCATCTTGAAGAAATGAAACTCGGCTCTAAGGACGACGGCAAAGGTGAAGTCGTAATGCTATCTGTGGGGCTCACCGCCGGAGGCTCTCTTCCTTTGAAACTTCCTGGCAGCTACCCGGGATCAATTGGATTTAACTCCAATGGCTCTGTCTATCTTGACG GAATTAAACTTGTATTCGAATCGGAGAAGGAAGAATGGGAAAGGGCAGACAAGGTTATTGGTTGCGGATTTGATCCTAGCCAGAAGAAGGTGTTCTTCACAATAGATTCAGAACTAGTTCATGTAGTCCATTGCAAGTCAGAGGAATTTGGGAGTCCCCTTTATCCAACCCTCGGAGCAAACACAGACGTGGAAGTTCTGGTTAATTTTGGACAAAGTATGTTCAGCTACGCACCCGCCAATGCACAAAGAACTCCGAACCCTTGCTTTATCGGTCCCCTTGTGAATTCCCCCGCTGCTGCTCTGGGGTATGAAGACAGCAGGGAGCTTTTCTCAATGGGGAGAATAGACTCCCAGTGGCTCAACAGATGCACAACCAAAAGCAGCCACAACAATGGCAGTAAAGCATTAGATTTCGATGAGGATTCTGAAGCTGATTTATTTGAAATAGTCTTGGACAGAAGCGGCCGATCACCACACGCAGTATTGTAG
- the LOC100262698 gene encoding SUMO-conjugating enzyme SCE1 — MSGGIARGRLAEERKAWRKNHPHGFVAKPETGPDGSVNLMVWHCTIPGKAGTDWEGGYFPLTLHFSEDYPSKPPKCKFPQGFFHPNVYPSGTVCLSILNEDSGWRPAITVKQILVGIQDLLDQPNAADPAQTDGYQLFIQEPAEYKRRVRQQAKQYPPLV, encoded by the exons ATGTCAGGAGGCATCGCGCGTGGTCGTCTCGCCGAGGAGCGAAAAGCCTGGCGTAAGAATCATCCCCAT ggtttcgTGGCTAAGCCAGAGACTGGTCCGGACGGTTCTGTCAATTTGATGGTGTGGCATTGCACCATCCCTGGTAAGGCTGGG ACTGATTGGGAAGGGGGCTACTTCCCACTTACTTTGCACTTCAGTGAGGACTACCCTAGCAAACCCCCAAAGTGCAAGTTCCCTCAAGGTTTCTTCCACCCTAATGTCTACCCATCTGGAACTGTATGTCTCTCGATCCTCAATGAAGACAGT GGTTGGAGACCTGCCATTACAGTGAAACAAATTCTAGTGGGCATTCAAGACTTGCTGGACCAGCCCAATGCTGCAGATCCAGCACAAACTGATGGGTATCAGCTCTTCATCCAG GAACCCGCAGAGTATAAAAGAAGGGTGCGGCAACAGGCCAAGCAATATCCACCTCTTGTCTAA
- the LOC100248940 gene encoding uncharacterized protein LOC100248940, which translates to MISSSSMLKDEGGVIVMMNSLPPFCNAKLTLIPLTSPSSLFLRKTKYSLSLNTETGISLISVKPSQNLNPSKWRINVRASAADEIDMVRNKDGVYTAKRKKVVVLWDLDNKPPRGPPYAAATALIELAQRFGDIVDISAYANRHAFVHLPQWVLEERHERRRMDFLERKGITTPAEPYICGVCGRKCRTNLDLKKHFKQLHERERQKKLNRMRSLKGKKRQRYKEKFISGNTKYEEAARSLITPKVGYGLASELRRAGVFVKTVEDKPQAADWALKRQMQHSMSRGIDWLVLVSDDSDFADMLRRARESNLGTVVVGDWHRALGRHADLWVPWTGVENREVTEEDLRPRNRRRSDFEDRDDGLFSVTHFNGDGIGGGILDGLVDELVVNRSECNGVNISAFSEGEEDWIGEELDKRGRVQFQAGQSLDEDDDYILWDSEDEEAEEEDGYL; encoded by the coding sequence ATGATCTCTTCCTCATCCATGTTGAAGGATGAGGGAGGAGTGATTGTGATGATGAATTCTCTTCCTCCTTTCTGCAATGCCAAACTCACCCTTATTCCTCTCACTTCTCCCTCATCTCTTTTCCTCCGCAAAACCAAATATTCTCTTTCTCTAAATACCGAAACTGGGATTTCCCTAATATCAGTAAAACCCTCACAAAACCTCAACCCCTCCAAATGGCGAATCAATGTCCGAGCCAGTGCTGCAGACGAAATCGACATGGTTCGAAACAAAGATGGCGTCTACACAGCCAAGCGGAAGAAGGTGGTGGTTCTCTGGGATCTTGATAACAAGCCCCCTCGTGGCCCGCCGTATGCGGCGGCGACGGCACTGATAGAATTGGCGCAGCGGTTCGGCGATATTGTCGACATCTCCGCCTACGCCAACCGCCATGCCTTCGTGCACCTACCCCAGTGGGTCCTCGAGGAACGCCACGAACGACGCCGCATGGACTTCCTCGAACGCAAGGGCATAACGACGCCGGCTGAGCCCTATATCTGCGGCGTCTGCGGCCGCAAATGCCGAACCAACTTGGACCTCAAAAAGCACTTCAAGCAGCTCCACGAGCGCGAGCGCCAGAAGAAGCTAAATCGGATGAGGTCGCTCAAGGGTAAGAAACGACAGCGTTATAAGGAGAAGTTCATTTCTGGGAATACTAAGTATGAGGAGGCAGCGAGGTCTTTAATCACTCCAAAGGTTGGGTATGGACTGGCTTCGGAGTTGAGGCGTGCCGGAGTTTTTGTGAAGACGGTGGAGGATAAGCCCCAGGCGGCAGATTGGGCGTTGAAGAGGCAAATGCAGCATTCCATGAGTCGAGGAATTGATTGGTTGGTTTTGGTATCAGATGATTCAGACTTTGCGGATATGTTGAGGAGGGCCAGGGAGTCGAATTTGGGGACAGTGGTTGTTGGGGATTGGCACAGGGCATTGGGGCGCCATGCAGATTTGTGGGTTCCCTGGACTGGGGTTGAAAATAGGGAGGTTACGGAGGAGGATTTGAGGCCTAGGAATAGGAGGAGAAGTGATTTCGAGGATAGGGATGATGGTTTGTTTTCAGTCACCCATTTTAATGGAGATGGCATTGGTGGGGGCATTTTGGATGGTTTAGTGGATGAGCTTGTCGTGAATAGGTCCGAGTGTAATGGTGTCAATATATCAGCTTTTTCTGAAGGGGAAGAAGATTGGATAGGAGAGGAATTAGACAAGAGGGGCCGTGTTCAGTTCCAAGCTGGCCAATCTcttgatgaggatgatgattaTATCTTATGGGATAGTGAGGATGAGGAAGCAGAGGAGGAAGATGGGTATTTGTGA
- the LOC100243791 gene encoding probable UDP-glucosyl transferase 73B6, whose protein sequence is MGSKDDELHVMFLPYMAPGHMMPLVDMARLFAAHGVRITIITTTMNAFRFQNAIHRDIEAGRQIGLEILQFPSVEAGLPEGCENLISTPTPEMSMKLFQAIRMMKPRMETLLRNHRPDCIASDVLFHWTVDVAAELGIPRLSFSGSGYFNLCVSHCVERYQPHKDVSSETEIFLVPGLPDEIKLTRSQLPDLVKGRNEFSELFDRLKEAERKSFGTLMNSFYELEPAYADYYRNNIGIKAWHIGPVSLFNKDAADKAERGNKASLDEDSWLSWLDSKKPNSVLYVCLGSLTRLSKTQLTEIASALEDSGHAFIWVVGKVLNSSGEEDGSHEWWLPEGFQERAYQSGIGHIIRGWAPQVLILEHPAIGGFLTHCGWNSILEGVSSGLPMITWPIFAEQFYNEKLVTQVLKLGVGVGNEVWKVWATEEMPLMSREKIRRAVTMVMDQGIAADEMRRKASLLGELAKKAIEKGGSSYNQLKALIKEIRSFRQPPLCRNL, encoded by the coding sequence ATGGGTTCAAAGGATGACGAGCTTCATGTAATGTTCCTTCCCTACATGGCACCAGGCCACATGATGCCACTGGTAGACATGGCTAGGCTATTTGCGGCTCATGGTGTTAGGATTACTATAATCACCACTACCATGAATGCTTTTCGCTTTCAGAACGCCATTCATAGAGATATTGAAGCCGGTCGCCAAATTGGGTTAGAGATTCTCCAATTCCCTTCCGTAGAAGCTGGGCTTCCTGAGGGCTGCGAGAATTTAATCTCAACCCCTACCCCAGAAATGTCCATGAAACTCTTCCAAGCCATCCGAATGATGAAACCGCGGATGGAAACACTCTTACGCAACCACCGTCCCGATTGCATTGCTTCCGACGTTCTGTTCCACTGGACCGTGGATGTGGCCGCTGAGCTCGGGATTCCCCGCCTCTCGTTTAGCGGCAGCGGATACTTCAACCTCTGCGTCTCCCACTGCGTTGAACGTTACCAACCTCACAAGGATGTATCATCGGAGACTGAAATTTTCCTTGTCCCAGGGCTGCCAGATGAAATCAAGCTCACGAGGTCACAGTTACCGGACCTTGTCAAAGGTAGAAACGAGTTTTCTGAGTTGTTCGATAGACTCAAAGAGGCTGAGAGGAAGAGCTTTGGGACATTGATGAACAGCTTCTACGAGTTGGAGCCAGCTTATGCTGACTACTACAGAAACAACATTGGAATCAAGGCGTGGCACATAGGGCCAGTCTCACTGTTCAACAAAGACGCAGCTGATAAGGCTGAACGAGGAAACAAAGCTTCTCTTGATGAAGATAGCTGGTTGAGTTGGCTTGATTCTAAGAAACCCAACTCGGTTCTCTACGTCTGCTTGGGAAGCCTAACCCGATTAAGCAAGACTCAGCTGACAGAGATTGCCAGTGCACTTGAAGATTCAGGTCACGCATTCATCTGGGTGGTCGGGAAAGTCCTCAATTCATCGGGCGAGGAGGATGGGAGCCATGAATGGTGGCTACCCGAAGGGTTCCAAGAGAGAGCCTACCAAAGTGGCATAGGACATATAATAAGAGGATGGGCTCCACAGGTGTTGATTCTTGAGCATCCAGCCATTGGAGGGTTCTTGACTCACTGTGGCTGGAACTCCATCCTTGAAGGTGTGAGCTCAGGCCTACCAATGATCACGTGGCCAATCTTTGCCGAGCAATTTTACAACGAGAAACTGGTGACGCAAGTGTTGAAATTAGGAGTTGGGGTCGGTAACGAGGTCTGGAAGGTGTGGGCAACAGAGGAGATGCCATTAATGAGCAGAGAAAAGATCAGGCGAGCAGTGACCATGGTGATGGACCAAGGCATTGCAGCAGACGAGATGAGGAGGAAAGCTAGTCTACTTGGTGAGCTGGCAAAGAAGGCTATTGAAAAGGGAGGGTCGTCCTACAACCAGTTGAAGGCTCTTATAAAGGAGATTAGATCGTTCAGACAGCCCCCCCTATGCAGAAACTTGTAA